Proteins from a single region of Anthonomus grandis grandis chromosome 10, icAntGran1.3, whole genome shotgun sequence:
- the LOC126741139 gene encoding embryonic polarity protein dorsal-like, with product MAAHRPKRVYPGTVSMIEQPASDGLGKFRYQSETGSGRRAGCLLGVNTTNDNKSFPKIRIQVQDPNYAEKELLLIVSCVTTEQPYLVHPNKLTGNGCENGVFRTNVSIGTSAIIELRYMGIVRVRKGDVKSWLEERERINVDPYKNGFCHKSNNRTTISSKAVRLCCQVFYWETENGTKKLRTFCEPVVSNIIYSKNKNTVPDLAITRISDCISDADGNGKEIILWCGDVKKGDIEVKFVKENENGEVVWEARATKIEVQKKNSSIAFQAPPYQMSDGEDMVNVKLKLYRPSDGSEGEARDFLYLSTRSVCTCRYYREFYKGFENNLLQIPKDNSPKTMNYDRKRARFDRDLSEMTKTLPTLNEYSQIKQSTILSMDWNGSFSETAEQNIFKSEPHLTDAKRLDDYTQPTTSFYQQQADPPSYPLNIINSFYQPPIVTQPPNEQANPSPIVEHNIFDNNGMLFNSDEFRKLAIDTMDMMPENFLTFDTLTECDFQTMQVPTAQQNHVQQFPSNNFCQEAYRASKENFFHMDGTMKK from the exons ATGGCAGCTCACAGACCGAAAAGAGTATATCCTGGAACCGTTTCG atgataGAGCAGCCAGCTTCAGATGGATTGGGTAAATTTAGATACCAATCAGAAACTGGTAGTGGACGAAGAGCAGGCTGTTTATTAGGAGTTAATACTACTAatgataataaaagttttccGAAAATCCGAATCCAGGTGCAGGACCCAAATTATGCCGAGAAGGAACTCTTACTGATAGTGTCTTGTGTCACAACAGAACAACCATATTT agtacatccaaataaattaacagGAAATGGATGTGAAAATGGTGTATTTAGGACGAATGTATCTATAGGCACTTCAGCAATCATTGAGTTGAGATATATGGGAATTGTGCGTGTACGGAAAGGAGACGTTAAGAGTTGGTTAGAAGAACGAGAACGGATCAATGTTGATCCGTATAAAA ATGGTTTTTGCCATAAATCGAATAATCGCACTACAATATCCTCAAAGGCTGTTCGGTTATGTTGCCAAGTCTTTTATTGGGAAACCGAAAATGGTACTAAAAAACTGCGTACGTTCTGCGAACCTGTAGTAAGTAACATTatttacagtaaaaataaaaatactgttCCCGATTTGGCAATTACCAGGATCTCAGACTGTATTAGCGATGCAGATGGTAATGgaaaggaaattattttatgGTGTGGCGAC GTTAAGAAAGGGGACATAGAAGTAAAATTCGTCAAAGAAAACGAAAACGGTGAAGTAGTATGGGAAGCGAGGGCAACCAAAATTGAAGTGCAGAAAAAAAACTCATCTATAGCTTTTCAAGCACCACCATACCAAATGTCTGACGGTGAAGATATGGTTAATGTCAAGCTGAAGCTGTACAGACCTTCGGATGGTAGTGAGGGTGAAGCTAgagattttttgtatttatcaaCCCGTAGCGTGTGCACATGTAGATACTATAGAGAATTTTATAAAGGATTTG AAAATAATCTATTGCAAATACCTAAAGACAATAGCCCTAAAACTATGAACTATGATAGAAAGAGAGCGAGGTTTGATAGAGACTTATCCGAAATGACAAAAACATTACCAACACTAAATG aataCTCTCAGATAAAACAGTCAACAATATTGTCTATGGACTGGAATGGAAGCTTCAGTg AAACTGCTgagcaaaatatatttaaatcggaACCTCACCTTACTGATGCCAAAAGATTGGATGACTATACGCAACCAACAACCTCTTTCTATCAGCAGCAAGCTGATCCTCCATCATAtcctttaaatataataaattctttcTATCAACCGCCAATAGTTACCCAGCCTCCCAATGAACAAGCAAATCCAAGTCCAATTGTTGAACATAACATATTTGACAATAATGGTATGCTCTTTAATTCAGACGAGTTTCGCAAACTTGCGATAGATACAATGGATATGATGCCTGAAAATTTTCTGACCTTTGATACTTTAACAG